The DNA sequence TAGGTGCAGTTATTTCAAGCAGTTCTCCATTCATTTTCCTGATCACTGGTTTGAAACACAACCCCTAAGGCAGACTGAATTGGACCAACTGAGGTACTGGGCTCATTTACCCTTGAAGTAGTGTTAGATGTAATGCAGACTTGACAAATGGTCTTTGATGGCACAAGTGGctttttccaacaaatacatttttgctccAGATATGATCCCCATTTTGTTGAATGCATGCTGGATTTATGGTGTCTTGGTAGAGGTACTTGGGATTAAAACTGGTAAAGGTGTAATCAGAGGTCCACCATAAAAATAGTTACAAATATAAACACAagcataatggttttaaaataatcaGTGTTCTTCCAGTAGTACTTATTTACCTCACTCCAATTCCTGTTTTTGGTGGAGAAGACAACACTGTCTGAACTGGCAGTTTAGAATCCCTAATCTCTGTGTAGCTTGGCAGAGAAACCTAAGACCAAAATAGACAGAAAATCACATTTCATAATTTAGTTAATGAAAGCATGAAGTTACTGCTTAATCTTTCCTAATATAACTATATTGTGAGCAATTATAGTACTGTCATGATATACTGATGCACCTAACACTAGACTTTACCAGGCAGTAAGTATAGGGTTCACCTGCACAACATTTTGCACATTATAATCACATTTTCCTTGGCATTAGACTTTCTGTTGTCTGGTTTTGACTCAGGTTAGAACTTGCATTATTTCCAGTCATGTTACCGCACAGGATAttcaaaatggtggctcaaagtaaaaaaaaaaacctcacagtaTTATATAATTCCTTGTATTAAGTTTGCCACTTACCGAAGTTCCAGTAAATGTAAGAGGAGATAGAATCCAAGACACACCAATGCTATTGCCATTGGTAAGAACCTTTTTTGAGCCAGGTATTTTTACAGGAGCAGTGGTCTGTGGAAagaataattttaattaatttgcctAAACATTTTAATTGTGGATTATATTTTTTACTACTAGGTTCGACCTCTGCTAGACGAGCTTTCAATATTCAATCAATAAGGACAATATCAATAACTATATTGCCAATAGTTATAAATATTAAACATACAGGTCTTTCTTGAAATAAATTGGATCATGGCATCTTGGAGTCATAACCAGATAAATTTGTTGTCTATTAAGATTAATACATTTAGTCAAATATATAAAGATTTAACAGATCAGTCATTCCTAGCCCTGCAAAGTAGTTTTTAATGGGAACATTGTATTGATTTTTTGACTTTACACAAAGACAGAGGTGCTCAACAGTCATACGTATTGCAATCATGTTATATTTTGTTATCATAAATGCTTGAACCACAGCAGTAGTTGAAATTTTAAGAATATACATAATTCATACATAGCCATTAATCATTAATATACTATGCAGTCTTTCTAAAATGTAGTAACTCTCTGCCTGGGTACCTGGTATGCATGATCAGGGTTTATAAAGCAGGATGTACTGGGAGCTGAGCGACTAAGTGATGAATTAGATCTGGTCTCCGTTTTGGCAAATGTAGGTTCGCGTTTTCCTTTTTCAGATTGTAATGACTGAGAAAAAGGTGAGAGGTGTTTTATTCCTTCACTGACGGAATCTGTGTTCAGTctaatttctgtataatagaagtCCTCTTCTCCCTCATTCTCATCCGATTCTCCAGTATgtctaagaaaaaaaattatacactTGAGCTCATACTAGCCAAATAGTAATGCCAATTTAACAGTCAGCTTAAAAAATGTTGCCCTATggtccaaatatatatattcgaTGTATTTTTGAATGCAGACAGTAATTGTTGCTGTAAGTATTTTGGCTTAATTGGTTGGTTACCTATTAGCAACTATATTAAACATCTGGATTGGCTTGAAATTTTTCAAAACTTAAGAAGGACTCTTCCTGAAATCATCATAAGGCTGATATAAAGGAGAATGGACATGTATATAAAGGGAGAATTCTGCCATAAATTGTGACCAAGAAACTagtcaaaaatacttttttgtcaAGACTTAGTATGCCTAATGACCCCCAAGATTACAGTATTTTCTCCATGTAATTCAGAAAGCATGAAGAATATTACTTTCTGAGCAGATGCAATGGCTTTTGGCATAAAATGTCAATGTTGATCTAAAAACATTCACTGTGAAGGCCTGAAACTCACCCACAATCTTATATTACATTAGAGTTGGAGATTTAAGTTCAATAATCAGTGAGAAAGCAGAATTCTGTTCAGACAAATCCGcagagaaacaaaaatatattaagtGCGATCTGaacttcaaaatatttaaaaaaatcccctGCTCCTTCAAAAAACATTGATTTGTActaatggctaaaaaaaatatttgagacaCAGAATTTCCACTTTCTAAGGAATGTATTGTCATGAACtattcagtgtgaaaaaaatagttttattaatATTCAATCTGGCTACCACTTTCTGAAGGTTTTCTTTTTACATCTAGAAAGTATTGACCTGATGGCGTTTCTAAAACTGTTTAGCATTTCAAACTTTATTAGGGTTGCAAACTATTTTTTCCATTGACTGCAAGAATACAGGGCAAATAAGGATTTCCATTCTCAGACAGTATCTGAGGGTCATTTGCTTAACTAGTGTTCTTTTAGTTATAAGGATAACACCATCATTATTTAGGGTTTTCAAATAGTTTCTGGAAATAGGAttaacaaaatggaaaaataatgttccatactatatttgatgttttttttctggtgtgcTGTCATTTAATTTGCAAATCTTACTATATGTCCAACAGTCCAAGCAGGTAACATAAGAGTACACACTTGTACTAAAAATAGCAAGGGCCATATGTGTGATAATGTCAGTTCTGAAAGGCTAAAGATATATAGTATGTAAAAATCATGTTATAGGCAGAGAGGATGAGCCACTGTAGATAAGTAATGAGATAGAAACAACTTATTTAAAGACTGGTCTTTAGGGTGTGCTTGCATGATGAAAGCTACAGTGTTGGCCCCTCTGGAAAGGATTGGAAAATTTATTCCTGAAAGTCATTCTATATCCAAATATCTGCCATAATATTTGTAGCATCTTCAGGTCTTTTCTTCCGTGATTGTTAACAGTGATGTTGcttttagaacttatctgttgcAGTTTTGCATGCATTGATGAGTGCTCCACAGGATATTCTCTTCATATTCATATTAATTTTTTCACTCTGAAGTAATGAGGCTCATCTTAAATATATACAATGGAAGAATAAACCTTTTGTCATTTGTTGAGAAGTATGTTATTACATCCCTATCCAACATCTCTGTTAAGAACAGGAAAAGCATATACTTTGCAGGCCTTTACTTATGGACAAAACATGTACCTTATGGCTGGAAGAGAAACATATAATTACATCTCTATCCaacattgctattgaaaacagagAAAGCATATTATTTTAGGGCCTTTACTTATGTACGTTGCAGACGTCTGATAGCTAGATGAAAAGGAATCAATTCCAAAGACTGACATATACCAAGGAACAATTATGTTTGTAAATAGAATATTGTTGAATATGCATTAGAGCTTCATAGATAGAAATTAAGGCACCATTGAAGGTACAGATCATAAATCATTTCACCTAAACTTAAACTATTGAAGTATTCTCTACCTTCCACACATTCTGTATGGTTTATATAGGCTGAAAGAATAGGGTGACAAATGACAAAGATCTCATAACTGTGCACAATTATTCAGTGTTGGTCATATCATACATTTGATGCTGATTTGCATCCATAAAGTTAAATGAGAAAACCCTTCCTTTTTAGTTTTAGTTAGTATGATTTTTCTGTCAATGAATGATAGcagttataatttatatatagtttataattcaggggtaggcaacccgcggctccggagcctcatgcggctcttcatcctgcttgctgtggctcagtctggcggctttgcctgtcacatcgtctatagagccctcacacctgctggtggcttcttgagtgtgcgactgtggtaagctaaccgttagcttaccgctgtcacacactcaagatgctgccagcaggtgcgaggcctgtatagacgtcccaggcaAGACCGTGCCACAGCAAGAGgattcattatggtccttaccgcggtcgcacactcaaaacaagagagaagcctccagagtccagcttcagcaggtgtgagggctatagacgtggatgtgacgcatattttaatgacgtctataggctatagccctcgcctttaaacagatgagaacattagTATTTAATAAGGCTATTCAGTGTTGTATTAatttcaaagtaggcctgcacatgcacactgcatatttgtttattgtattctgttgttgtaacagttaaaaaaaatgtttaaaagtttataaacggtgttatgttttgcggctccagactatttttctttagtggaagagagggcaaaatggctcttttgatagtaaaggttgctgacccctggtttaTATGAATAAATGTGCTGTGTTCACTTAAATGAAGCTGAAAATGTTCTTGATCTTAATCCTGACCTGTTATCTGTATTTTTCATAATGTGTTGAACATGTGACTTAAGGACctatttatgaccacaagtgtACAATGTAATTTTGGACAcaagttgccattttttttaaatgtaaatatgttttacCCATGATTCCAGCAGGGAGATGCACCTGAAGCAATTGTGTCTAAATTCGTTGCAAATAAGATGTAGTTGCACTGaaaattttttcaggatttcttCATTTCCAATGCTCTGAATCAAAATATGTCTGTGTGTGATTTTATTGAAGCAAATTGCTCTGTAAACCCTGGAGCTGTTACCAACTTTGAAGTGGTGGCACAGCAAGGGTTTCAGAGCCTCAATATACACACTTGCAGactagagcaggagacaggacaAACACAGCAGTGCCAAGCACATCTATTTTACGCAATGCCTGGTTCAATTATTGTGTGACTTTAACTGTGATTGTAGGTTGCAAATGTGCCTTCTTCACTTCATGAAGAAGCTGAGCCTTCAAAGTTAAAGAGGATCTTCACCCAAAAGACAGCTTTTGCATGATGAAAGAATATTCTTGCAACTTTCTAATATGAAtactataatataatactatGGATTAAATCAATAGTCTTGCACCCTGCGCTTTCAAGGGTTCCAAACCCAAAAGACAGAGATATTAAAATTAGATCTTGTGCGCTTCCTACAATAACGTTTTACCAGAAACGTATTTGAGTCTCTCCCACTTCTCCGAATATATTTTGGTGAAGTGGGAGAgactcaaatacatttttggtaaaaGTTTATTGTAGGAAGCGCACAGGATCTCATTTTAATATCTCAATATAATACTATGGTTTATTATGGTTTTAAATCTATTTGTAATTGAAATGGAAAACAGTTTGTACCTGGCTGTTCATATTCTATACACCAGTGATCCGAAACAAGTGGCTCACGTTCAACATGTaactcaacaaccccttggatattgttcctagtggcctcaaaacaggtgcttatttttaaatttttggctttgaggccacttatggttacataaaaaaacaggtttatggccagcctcctgtaggctgccagtccacatcggggctaccaaaaatcatgtttgtgttgctccccaacactccCAAGATTGGGGACCCTTGTTAATGGTTCTGTCCCCTAAAACAAAAGCTAGACttcttttgcaattttttttcaagagacagaaccagaaatcagaaataaacaaataatactttcaattgcaattcattgttcaaaaaacaaaaactttttattaatgcatattgaaaagttacttagaatttcaTTTCAATATGTTTGGATGGAGATCACCTTTAATAGCAATCGGCTCTTTAATTTTCACTTAGCTCCTATCTTTCCACTTATATTAGAATGAATCTCCTTGAAAATATATATGGATATGTTTTATAACTGTAAGAAATTATAATGCTTTACCCCAGATGAATGGTTCTGATATGCTTTTTTATTCCAGCTGATGTGCTCAGAACTTTCTCACATGTCTTCCACAGACATTTGAACATCACCTTCATGGAATTCTGTAGAGAAACGATGTACAATATAGTGCATTGTCAATAATTGTAAATAATATAACATGctaaatttatatattaaaaaaccgGTTGCAAGCCTCAGTTACAACTGAGGGGCATATTTTAAAAAACGTGTACAAAATTTTACACCAAAAACGTACATGTTACAATACATGTTATTCTTAAAGCTGTGGTAATGTCCTtactgaattaaagccatgtagTCCCCCCtgtaagggctttagcacacgagcagattcgggagatttagtcgcctggtgactaatcgcctcttcttcaggacgacaatctccccgaactgcctttccctctgccttccgcctgctaaaatgaaaaatcacctttggcaatgcactcgcggtgcttcgatttccgaagtcaccctcagttgcctcacaaggaaactccgggtgacttcggaaatcaaagcgcagTGAGTGagtgccgcaggtgatttttcattttagcaggcagagggcagggggaaggcagttcggggagattgtcgccccgaagaagaggcgattagtcgccaggtgactaaatctcccctaatctgcccgtgtgctaaagccctaaaacGATGCATTTTTCTTACCTGCAAGATCCTGTATTGTCCACACCTGTAAGACCCTGGCATGTAagaccctgcattgttcacacctaagATTCAGACTGTAATGACTGACTtattatcaaataaaaatcacaggcaagcctatggggaccttccccataggctaacattgacttcagtaggttttatctaccgaagtaggtggtcgaagtattttttaaagagacagtacttcgattatcgaatggtcgaatagtcgaacgatttttacttcgaatcgttcgaattcgaacgaatttaaccaattcgatggtcgaagtacccaaaaaatacttcgaaattcgaagttttttacattcgaattcttcactcgaatctgcccctaactgttcccCAAATGGTCCATCTCAGGCTTCTTTATAatactacacttaggggcagatttatcaagggtcgaatttcgagggttaaaaaaccctcgaagtaaaatcctttgaatatcgaattcgaaggattttagcgcaaaaggttagatcgaacgatcgaatgaaaatcgttcgatcgaacgataaaatccttccaatcgaacgattttaagcaatcgatcaaatgatagtaaatctgccccctaaagtacCCAAACTTAAATTCTACAGTGTCAGAATGCACTTTACTGTGATTTATTCCATTTTGTGATACAAAAGtctatattttgtacattttatagtTTCCCAAACTCCTGTTAAACCCCCTGTAGCTAAAAGGGTTTCACTCTGTTGAAAATACAACTCCTCTGCCTTGTCCCGAACCCCCTTTTTTTTAAGCCGTGGTTTGGTCAGATTTCAGTGCTTCAGTAAAACCAAGTTCATGGTAGATTGTACAAACATCTAATCAAGTGTTGACCAAACAATGTGGTTTTAATGATAACAGTACTGTTTGTATGGTTTGAAAGTGGTTAGATTTGGCCAAAGGACTGAAGACCTATAAGTACATTATTTGTCTATTCCAGCATCTGTCATTTTTAGCAGTTGTGCTTGGAAATATATTATAGAaccataatcataataatatgttGCCACATGTCTTTAATGGAAAGATTAGTTCAGACCTTTCTTTTCCTTGGGACAGGATCATCAAAAAGAAGGCCACTTGGCTCTGCATCCTCAGTATTCTCATCAGCATGATTCAAGGGCTGGAAATACTTAAAGCTGTCAGCAGATAATGGTGGGGATGGTGTTGAAGGATTAGAGCAGTCACTGGGTGTATTCCAACTCCAGCAACCACTACTGCTAGTGCTGGATGAAACAACCCCCAGCTCTTTCCAAGACACATTCATATCTGAGAAGAGAaacataaaagcattttaatataCACTCGGATGTAGTAACTATGATTTGGCCATATATGGCACCATCTTCAAAGGTAAGTtattacagatttattttttgtgcattgTTAAATAGTTCCACTTAACATATCATAGCCCTCTTAAGAGGTTGTGTGAACTTGAGTGATCTTCAGATGAATACATGCATAATATAGTAAGAGGAAATGTAAGACCATAAGAAATATTGTTATGCatcttgcatcttttttttttgaatttttgagatgATGTCGGAATCCTTATACACATAAACTAAAGTCTTTCAATTACTAAAATAATTTCTAGAATATGTGTAGCCCTTGAATAAGTACAGACAGACAAACATAAAAACAAGGGTCAAGGTCAGTGGCtgtaatattaattatttttattgttttgatgacggctaaaactggccatacacctGAAGATCCACTTGGTTGGTCAGGTTGTTAAACAAGCAGACCTTTGACTGATATGGCCACCTACATGTGAGGCCATAACGAGctgatctgatcgtttggccctctGTTCTCGTCTTGATGGagtgccatacacaggcagataagcctGCCAACTCGGTCTGAAGGGCCTAAATTAACAGTTTAAATCTTCCCCAGCTTTAGAAAGAGTTAAAGCAGACTAGGTGCAAGGCTACCCCCTCGCTAATAATGACAATATGCCGAAAGAGTTGCAAGCAGCTCATACCACTCCAAGCAATTTATATCACCACAACCAACACGTTTAAAAGCTTAGAAACAATTCCCATGACTGTTACCAATGTTCTAGGAGGTAAGCTGGCAGAACTTCTTCCCGCTACCACCATCATTCACCATTCTAAACCATACCAAGATATGGTTACCAGAGAAACAGTTCATGTTCCCCATTCATCCATCACTAACTGTTAGCAAAGCAAACTTTGGTAACTGAACCCAGCATTTTTATGATTTAATGATTTATATGATTAACCCAAAACCTGATCAGCCCAAACCCTCCCCTTTTCTGGAGAAGCCCTGTTGAGTTTTGAATGTTGTGGGTAGGGCAGCGAAAGAAGAAAGATCCAGGATAGATGGGCATAGGCAGGCAGGCAGGTATATCAAATTCTAAAATACAGATGTTGGACCATCTATGAGAAACACTGCACAAGGGGGTCAGTGTGTAAATGTAAGCACACTTGCTGTTGAGATAACCTCCTGCAGGTCAAGTTTAGGTATTGGAGGTACAACGTTGGTTTTGAGGAAACCCTTGTAAAAGCacaaatacaaattataataTTTAGAATTATTGGTTAGACAGTTGGTTTCAGTTGGATTGATATccctgttttttgtttctttcaggAATATGTAAGAGGCTGTTTTCCTCCTTATTTCATAATCTTGGAGCTGCCACGTTAATGTAAGTCACACATGATAAATGACTTAATATGGAGCATGACACATAGTTTGTGGGTAAATGGCTATAGGGGAGTATTCCCTGTTGGATGttcatatatatctattatattattCTTACAACACACTTTGCAAGGATATAGGTAGCTTTACCAGTAAGTCGCATAGGAGGGCTTCGAACCAATGGACTTGTAGACAAACTGGTCAGTACAATTGCAGCTGTCACTTTGTCCATATCTGCTTCACCTTCAAATATTCTAGAATACAgtggaaaacatgtattttttaaaggtaTGTTGCAAATATTTTGTGCACATCAGCTAGCACAATGGCCAATTTAACAAAGATTATTAGCAGTTATTTGGTCACGTAGCCAATTAGAACCACACATCTGAAGGTACATTTGTTGAGATACATCaacaataataattgtaataaacaCAAATGTGGATTATGTTGAGTCAGTTGCACTCAATACGACTATGCATGAACTTCTAGCTCCTATGCAATTTATAGACTTTTAAATTACAGGTGCACATGAGCGTTATCATCATATGAATGTTTTGCATTATAGTTCATTATCTGATCAGTTTTATCCATTCTGCTCTGTTGTGTCTCATTTTAAGTTATCAGTTCCAATGCCAGAAGCTGGTTTGATAAATGTGTGATACAGGTTCATTTTAATTACTTCTCAAGGTGAGTTTTCTTGTTACCATGTCAAATTTAAGGAATGCCATACTGAccaattttatttgcaaaaatgtatagtttgtgtttaagaaaatacatttaaagggttacttattaaagtccgaatgccaaaaactgtactataaaatactataaaactattactataaaatccgaatttttaatgggaaaaaaaccttgctttttttcgagatttattataccacaaggattgaaaaagtctgaatccgaaattccagcatctcagacctaccgaggttgtatataagtcaatgggagaggtccctatactatttggaagtttctgtggtctgcgctaagaattagcctgaaaatctgtcTATTTCTGACTGAattttcaaccagaaaaaaactagtgattggggaaaaaactcagaaaaatcatacaatcagatttttgctcaatttttttcgtgtttgtccccaatctgattacattgtgcttttttaattataaagaaggtccaattgtggattctagtttggacagacttttttatttaaatacagtagtcagaagaatttggattttgataaataaggccctgaaTATTCCTATGATATGCTTTTTCCTGGTTTCAGTAGTATATCTTGCAGTTTCTGCCTTACTTGAAATAATCATTGTTTTGTTCCTCCGTCAAAATCTTCCATTTAAACCTGGGCACTTTAACTTCCAGTGAGAGATCACACCAAAGGGGAAAACTGGTAATGTTAAACATTTATTCTGATAGCATGCAAGTTTTCCCCAGCACAACCTTTCTGCTTATAGCCAGTGTTCATGCACAAAGCATATAACAAACATGTTACTCAGTGCTGGCTaatatattcattcctatgacaAGCATTTATAAACAGAGCTCTATgactaacagaaaaaaatgcctaAGGCGGCACATTTGTTTCACATACCAAGCATGGCATTTTAACATTAGAAATATTTTCATTGCAATGCTTTAGAGCTTTGAAAGATAATAAATTGGGGGTTTCTTTCAAAAGATTGCTTTATAGATGTATTTGATTCCTTTTTACAATTCATTGAAGCATTTCATGGATGCAGTAAGTTTGTTTTTTATGAAGCACTtttgcatactatttataatCTAGATATTGTCCTAAGGTTACAGTTGCTTTCTTCTTTTGTATTGGCTGTGAGTAATCTTCATGAGTTTTACAGGAAATCAAAAAATAGCCAATAtcaaactgtgtaaaatataaactacttgttataTTTGACTTGCTGTAAAAGTGCCTAATACTTAGGTTATTTGTAGTCTAACCAGCGGTGTTTCTGGAGCTGCTGCCATCTAACATGATACATACCTTGCATGAGGGACATCAATACTGGATGAAACCACTTTGCGTTTCTGCTCAAGAATGCTTGTGTATTCACTATTCATGTCCTGATCGCATTTAAACACTTTGCCTGAATTATGTTTCACAAATTCTGCTTCCTTCCATTCTTTTGCTTGGTAAGTTGGTTTTTCTGATGCGATGTGTCCAATATGTACTATTTCCATGTACTGATTTGTGGATGGTCCAGACTTATTGTTTTTCCTTGTTCCCTGCAGAACAAAATTCATGTACATTACATTCTCATGTTTTGCAtagaaaatacatacagtaggttGCAGGAATCCCCCAGGAGACTTTCatcatgcctcccaacattttgaaaatagaaagagggacaaaaagatttggcacgCGTATcacggcaaattttttttcaccatgcccatttttgtggccacaccctctaattaccatgtccatttaacACAAtacggcaggttatgaaagtttctaatctccctgaacggcttcccccctgtcttgtgccggctataatgaaaagccgcctgcggcatggcacacgcggcgtttcgttttccgaagtcgcctgaaattgccccacaaggaaacttcgggcgacttcagaaaacggaGCGCCAcctgtgccatgccgcaggcgacttttctttatagccggcgcaagacgggggaagccgttcggggagctTAGTCACCCCAAACaagaagacacacagagctaccaGTAGCAGCTACCTGTGCCTTAGAAAATActgagaattgcttctgcaaaaaaacatgtagtgtcttagcaaagccagttATCACTATTCTccattttgtagccgtgacaagtagctgatACTAGTAGCTCAGTGTGTCTTCACCATAAAGGCTAGGGCCAGATCACTAGCCGAATATTCTTGTCTGCTCTCGACTGGAAGCCTTTTGTTGACTCTGATGCGAGCAGAATTGGCTGATTTCGGCAAAGAAACGTGAGACTTTGCATTGTGAGCCGAAATCTGCCAATTTTGTTCATGCCTTAGCCGACACAAGGTTCGCTGAcgagggctgaaatcagcctgagGATTTTGGCAGGCAAATttctgcccagtctgacccttgcCAAAGCCATTTGCAAAGCTTGTCAGCATTTAGTCTCTCTTCTGTCTGTTGACTTTTGCTGCATTAAACAACTATCCTGCTCTTACTTCCAGATAACCATCCATTACTGTGATGTGTCTGTGTTAATGGGGTGATTGATTATATTTATCTTACACATAATGCTATtaaggtaaggtcacacctggagattcgggtgagattcgggcgactaattgcctcttctttggggcgactaatctccctgaactgcttccccctgtcttccgcctactagaatgaaaaaaacatctGCGGCATGGCACTGgctgccttacaaggaaacttcgggcgacttcggaaaactaagcgctgcgagtgccatgtcgcaggcgttttttcattctagcagcgAAAGATAGGGGggagcagttcggggagatatgtCGCCCAAAAGAAGAGTTGATTAGtggccgggcaactaaatctccctgaatttcacagtgtgacattacccttaga is a window from the Xenopus laevis strain J_2021 chromosome 6L, Xenopus_laevis_v10.1, whole genome shotgun sequence genome containing:
- the znf704.L gene encoding zinc finger protein 704, with the translated sequence MHARRLSKRSVLGSKVNTSEDAQDWGMKGARKRLGMGAVIQEGAEKQRANDKEEVAVEQQRATCDGEESVHCSLKGTRKNNKSGPSTNQYMEIVHIGHIASEKPTYQAKEWKEAEFVKHNSGKVFKCDQDMNSEYTSILEQKRKVVSSSIDVPHARIFEGEADMDKVTAAIVLTSLSTSPLVRSPPMRLTDMNVSWKELGVVSSSTSSSGCWSWNTPSDCSNPSTPSPPLSADSFKYFQPLNHADENTEDAEPSGLLFDDPVPRKRKNSMKVMFKCLWKTCEKVLSTSAGIKKHIRTIHLGHTGESDENEGEEDFYYTEIRLNTDSVSEGIKHLSPFSQSLQSEKGKREPTFAKTETRSNSSLSRSAPSTSCFINPDHAYQTTAPVKIPGSKKVLTNGNSIGVSWILSPLTFTGTSVSLPSYTEIRDSKLPVQTVLSSPPKTGIGVRKPRGEGKKCRKVYGMENRDKWCTACRWKKACQRFPD